A part of Pectobacterium cacticida genomic DNA contains:
- a CDS encoding amino acid ABC transporter permease — MDYQLNFSAVWQNFDLLLSGLWLGITLALISIAIGCALGLTAAFCMLSKNAGLRWAASLYVTVVRNLPILILILIIYFALPGLGVRLDQLGSFIVTLSLYAGAYLAEVFRAGLLGIPLGQREAGQAIGMKEWQIKCYIIIPVMFRNVLPSLSNNFISLFKDTSLAAAIAVPELTFYARKINLESYRVIETWLITSLLYIAACYLLAALLRALEHRLALTH, encoded by the coding sequence ATGGACTATCAACTAAATTTTTCCGCGGTGTGGCAAAATTTTGATCTATTGCTCTCAGGCTTATGGCTGGGGATTACGTTAGCGTTAATTTCTATCGCTATTGGCTGCGCATTAGGATTAACGGCAGCATTCTGCATGCTGTCGAAAAACGCGGGTTTACGCTGGGCTGCGTCGCTATATGTTACCGTCGTACGAAATCTGCCGATCCTGATTTTGATTCTGATAATTTATTTCGCCTTGCCAGGTTTGGGCGTTCGTTTAGATCAACTCGGCTCGTTCATTGTCACGCTATCGCTATATGCCGGCGCCTATCTGGCGGAAGTGTTTCGGGCTGGCCTGTTGGGGATTCCATTAGGCCAACGAGAAGCGGGGCAGGCCATCGGCATGAAGGAGTGGCAAATCAAATGCTACATTATCATTCCGGTCATGTTTCGCAATGTACTGCCTTCCCTTAGCAATAACTTTATCTCCTTGTTCAAAGACACGTCGCTGGCTGCCGCTATTGCCGTGCCTGAGCTGACTTTTTACGCGCGAAAAATCAATTTGGAGAGTTATCGGGTGATCGAGACCTGGCTGATAACCAGCCTATTGTACATCGCGGCTTGCTACCTATTAGCTGCATTGTTGCGTGCGCTTGAGCACCGATTAGCGCTGACGCATTAA
- a CDS encoding amino acid ABC transporter permease, with product MNDPFSWWYQLWQAKTTLAQGFAITVSGSVLAILFGTLLGAVIGLLLSYGRRPVRWLFRFYIDVIRGTPVLVLVLACFYIAPALGWHIGAFESGVIALSMFCSSHMAEIIRGALQAIPRGQSEAAKSIGLTFFQDLRYVQLPQALRQILPTWVNSAAEIVKASTLLSVIGVAELLLSSQQVIARTFMTLPFYAFAGLLFFIINFSIERLGHHLEKKVRLP from the coding sequence ATGAACGATCCCTTTAGCTGGTGGTATCAACTTTGGCAGGCAAAAACCACATTGGCACAGGGTTTTGCTATTACGGTATCCGGTTCAGTACTGGCGATTTTATTCGGTACATTGTTGGGCGCGGTAATAGGGCTATTGTTAAGTTATGGGCGTAGGCCGGTGCGGTGGCTGTTTCGATTTTATATTGATGTGATACGCGGCACACCTGTGTTGGTGCTGGTACTGGCCTGTTTTTATATTGCTCCGGCCCTGGGGTGGCATATCGGCGCTTTTGAATCTGGCGTCATAGCGCTATCGATGTTTTGCAGTTCTCATATGGCGGAAATAATTCGTGGAGCATTGCAGGCGATACCAAGAGGACAGAGTGAAGCCGCTAAGTCGATCGGCCTGACATTTTTTCAGGATCTTCGTTATGTCCAATTACCACAGGCGTTGCGGCAGATCTTGCCGACTTGGGTAAATTCTGCGGCGGAAATCGTCAAAGCATCAACACTGCTGTCCGTCATTGGCGTGGCCGAGTTATTGCTTAGTTCGCAGCAGGTAATCGCCCGCACGTTTATGACGCTGCCCTTTTATGCCTTTGCCGGGCTACTGTTCTTCATTATTAACTTCTCTATTGAGCGTTTGGGCCATCATCTGGAAAAGAAAGTGAGATTGCCATGA
- a CDS encoding amino acid ABC transporter ATP-binding protein — translation MNQTPGILADVPLLKINNLHKRYDQVDVLKGIDLTLARGDVVTLIGSSGSGKTTLLRCVNLLEEFQQGEILLNNQPIGYHQQQNQRIRHSEKVIAQHRAMTGMAFQQFNLFPHLTALQNVTLGLLKVKKMSKDEAVNTAEHWLARVGLLARRDHYPGQLSGGQQQRVAIARAIAMNPSLMLFDEVTSALDPELVGEVLAVIKSLAEDGMTMLLVTHEMRFAYEVSDRIVFMNQGRIEEEGHPKHIFHQPASPRLAEFIKHSHF, via the coding sequence ATGAATCAGACACCGGGCATATTGGCTGACGTGCCACTTTTGAAAATCAATAATCTCCACAAGCGATATGATCAGGTTGACGTCCTTAAGGGGATCGATCTCACTCTTGCACGCGGTGATGTCGTGACGCTCATTGGTTCGAGCGGTTCAGGTAAAACCACGTTGCTACGCTGTGTGAATTTATTGGAAGAATTTCAGCAAGGCGAGATTTTACTTAACAATCAACCGATCGGTTACCACCAACAACAAAACCAGCGGATACGCCATTCTGAAAAAGTGATTGCACAGCATCGTGCTATGACGGGGATGGCGTTTCAGCAGTTCAATTTATTTCCGCACCTGACGGCACTACAGAATGTGACGCTTGGGCTACTGAAAGTGAAAAAAATGTCAAAGGATGAAGCGGTTAATACGGCGGAACATTGGTTGGCGCGCGTTGGTTTATTGGCGCGACGCGATCACTATCCTGGTCAATTATCCGGTGGTCAACAGCAGCGGGTTGCCATTGCCCGCGCTATTGCGATGAATCCAAGCCTAATGTTGTTTGATGAGGTGACGTCTGCGTTGGATCCTGAATTGGTCGGAGAAGTCCTGGCGGTGATCAAAAGCCTGGCGGAAGACGGCATGACCATGTTGCTGGTCACACATGAAATGCGCTTTGCTTACGAAGTCTCCGATCGAATTGTTTTTATGAATCAGGGACGTATTGAAGAGGAAGGTCATCCTAAACATATCTTTCATCAGCCAGCGTCCCCACGGTTGGCCGAGTTTATTAAGCATTCCCATTTTTAA
- a CDS encoding RidA family protein, with amino-acid sequence MSITRYGAGERGAGGQPLPFARAVQADGWLYVSGQVAMEKGEIVDGGIIAQTHKTMQNVIAILEEAGYGLEHVVRVGVWLDDPRDFWSFNNVFAEYFSPHAPARACVQSSMMVDCKVEIDCIAYKPV; translated from the coding sequence ATGAGTATTACCCGTTACGGTGCTGGTGAGCGTGGTGCTGGTGGTCAGCCGTTACCTTTCGCACGCGCAGTACAAGCGGATGGTTGGCTATACGTGTCTGGCCAGGTGGCGATGGAGAAAGGGGAGATTGTTGACGGCGGCATTATTGCGCAAACCCATAAAACCATGCAGAACGTGATCGCCATTCTTGAAGAGGCGGGATATGGTCTGGAGCACGTTGTTAGAGTTGGGGTCTGGTTGGACGATCCCCGGGATTTCTGGAGTTTTAATAACGTTTTCGCGGAATATTTCTCCCCTCATGCTCCCGCGCGTGCGTGCGTGCAATCCAGCATGATGGTGGATTGCAAAGTGGAAATTGACTGCATTGCTTATAAGCCAGTATAA
- a CDS encoding IclR family transcriptional regulator: MTVPEIKRRARGLDRAFEILEYLKTQRQPLRPHDIAKGINAPKSTVYELVALLLARRILESVGHDGLVYLGRELYFLGQAHLSHFDFTRESDRFLQQIVERTHETAQMCLLNGRKYNVALMREGERAFRISSGVGEDIPIPWTASGRLLLGHMSDEAILELVPTEDFTLPDGSRLSTEQFLQEIRQAHRDGFFSFDSIADTYTHCFAAGIYNSQHQCTATFCIVAPRGDAYINHDRYRSVLMECARAMEQRLAGKQNR, encoded by the coding sequence ATGACGGTTCCAGAGATAAAGCGGCGGGCGCGTGGGCTTGATCGCGCGTTTGAAATACTCGAGTACCTGAAGACACAACGGCAGCCGCTGCGGCCGCATGATATCGCCAAAGGCATCAATGCCCCGAAATCAACGGTGTATGAGCTGGTCGCGCTATTGCTGGCGCGGCGAATTCTTGAGTCGGTAGGGCATGATGGCCTGGTGTACCTCGGTAGAGAACTCTATTTTTTGGGGCAGGCGCACCTTAGCCATTTTGATTTTACTCGTGAATCCGATCGTTTTCTGCAGCAGATCGTCGAACGAACCCATGAAACCGCGCAGATGTGTCTGCTCAACGGGAGAAAATATAATGTTGCACTCATGCGCGAGGGGGAGCGGGCTTTCCGCATTTCCTCCGGCGTGGGTGAAGATATACCGATCCCCTGGACGGCGTCTGGACGATTGTTACTTGGGCACATGAGCGATGAAGCGATCCTCGAACTTGTTCCAACAGAGGACTTCACGTTACCAGACGGTTCAAGACTATCCACCGAGCAGTTTTTACAAGAAATCCGTCAAGCGCATCGAGACGGTTTTTTCTCTTTCGATAGCATAGCGGATACCTATACCCACTGTTTTGCGGCCGGCATTTACAATAGCCAGCATCAGTGTACGGCCACCTTTTGTATCGTGGCGCCGCGCGGAGATGCTTATATTAACCACGATCGTTACCGTAGCGTGTTGATGGAATGCGCACGGGCAATGGAGCAACGGTTGGCTGGAAAGCAAAACAGATAA
- a CDS encoding amino acid deaminase: MSHYDKGHARLGDSLLKQVSLPTLVLHQSALNHNLRWMQTYVNAHHAQLAPHGKTTMAPALFRRQLEQGAWGITLATAVQSSVAYEHGVRRILMANQLVGEPNMAIIADLLTQDGLEFHCLVENPDNVQALGDYFGARGLSLNVMLEIGVPHGRCGCRNDRQINAVLAAIEASPALVLTGIEGYEGVIHGEQPESAIRAFAAYLVETAVALQTQGKFGIAHPYVTASGSAWYDLIANEFVRLQADRLFTPLLRPGCYLVHDHGLYKAAQAGVLHRHPEMDAALLPAMEVWAHVQSLPEPGCAIIAFGKRDIAFDAGYPEPLRHYPLGKEKCDAVILGADYHITAMMDQHAYLQIPREHHLRVGDIMAFGASHPCLTFDKWRQINLVDDDLNVIEIMPTFF, encoded by the coding sequence ATGTCTCATTATGACAAAGGCCATGCCCGATTGGGCGATAGCCTGCTAAAGCAGGTCAGCTTGCCTACACTGGTGTTGCACCAGAGTGCGCTAAATCATAATTTGCGTTGGATGCAGACCTACGTCAATGCTCACCACGCACAATTAGCGCCGCATGGTAAAACCACCATGGCGCCCGCCCTTTTTCGACGTCAGTTAGAACAGGGCGCATGGGGAATTACCCTGGCGACAGCCGTGCAAAGCTCGGTCGCCTATGAGCACGGCGTGCGGCGGATTTTAATGGCCAACCAACTCGTGGGCGAACCCAATATGGCGATAATCGCCGACCTGTTGACACAAGACGGGCTGGAATTCCACTGCTTAGTGGAAAACCCGGATAATGTGCAAGCGCTCGGGGATTATTTTGGCGCTCGCGGGTTATCGCTAAACGTGATGTTGGAAATTGGCGTACCTCATGGCCGCTGTGGCTGTCGAAACGATCGGCAGATCAATGCGGTGCTGGCTGCTATCGAGGCATCCCCCGCGTTGGTATTAACAGGGATCGAAGGCTACGAGGGGGTGATCCACGGTGAGCAACCGGAAAGCGCGATCCGCGCCTTTGCCGCTTATCTGGTGGAAACCGCCGTAGCGCTACAGACGCAAGGAAAATTTGGCATCGCCCATCCTTATGTCACCGCATCTGGCTCCGCCTGGTATGATTTGATTGCTAACGAATTTGTTCGCTTACAGGCAGATAGGCTATTTACGCCGCTGTTGCGGCCCGGATGTTATCTGGTTCATGACCATGGATTATATAAAGCGGCGCAGGCTGGCGTGCTGCATCGTCATCCAGAGATGGACGCTGCGCTACTGCCTGCAATGGAGGTATGGGCCCATGTGCAATCCTTGCCAGAGCCGGGGTGCGCCATCATTGCATTTGGTAAGCGAGATATTGCGTTTGATGCGGGATATCCCGAACCGTTGCGCCACTATCCTTTAGGGAAAGAAAAATGTGATGCGGTGATCTTGGGGGCGGATTACCACATTACCGCGATGATGGATCAGCATGCTTATTTACAGATTCCACGAGAACATCATCTACGCGTTGGTGACATCATGGCGTTTGGAGCGTCTCACCCTTGTCTGACATTTGATAAGTGGCGACAGATCAACCTGGTCGATGATGATCTGAATGTCATTGAAATTATGCCAACCTTCTTTTGA